From the Acidobacteriota bacterium genome, one window contains:
- a CDS encoding cytochrome C oxidase subunit IV family protein has protein sequence MSDHITPIRTYLAIFFALVVLTVITVAVAFVDFGYLNDVIALGIAIFKATLVILWFMHVKYNTRLTWAFVSAGFFWLVIFFLLTGADYVSRNWQYQTDGWEPVGDKAAAAAAHETPAQSGQEQGAEEEH, from the coding sequence ATGTCGGATCACATCACGCCCATCAGAACCTATCTGGCCATCTTCTTCGCATTGGTCGTGCTGACCGTGATCACGGTGGCGGTGGCCTTTGTCGATTTCGGCTATCTCAACGACGTGATCGCACTGGGAATCGCCATTTTCAAGGCCACGCTGGTCATCCTCTGGTTCATGCACGTCAAGTACAATACGCGTCTGACCTGGGCTTTTGTCTCGGCAGGTTTCTTCTGGCTGGTGATTTTCTTCTTGCTGACGGGTGCCGACTACGTCTCCCGCAACTGGCAGTATCAGACCGATGGATGGGAACCGGTGGGCGATAAGGCCGCGGCAGCGGCGGCTCACGAGACCCCCGCCCAATCCGGTCAAGAGCAGGGGGCCGAAGAGGAGCACTGA